The Hyphomicrobium sp. MC1 genome window below encodes:
- a CDS encoding glutathione S-transferase family protein, translating to MPLRLTQYRLCPRSRSIRLALAEYRVDVELFEEKPWEWRQSFLAKNPAGELPVLELENGLTLCGAYSISEFIAEDVPFSADGATAAPPALIPGNREDRAEVRRLIDWYHGKFDREVTRELLIEKVYNSMRPSGPIAPDPGVLRAVRANLKYHLSYTGYLADSRRWLSGDELSFADFAAAAHISTCDYLGEISWHDYPAVKNWYQRMKSRPSFRALLGDRVPGTAPPLAYSDLDF from the coding sequence ATGCCACTGCGCCTTACGCAATACCGTCTTTGTCCGCGATCCCGGTCTATCCGCCTGGCGCTGGCCGAATACCGTGTCGACGTCGAACTGTTCGAAGAAAAGCCCTGGGAATGGCGGCAAAGCTTTCTCGCCAAAAACCCTGCGGGAGAATTGCCTGTCCTCGAACTAGAGAACGGCCTGACGCTCTGCGGCGCTTATTCGATCTCTGAGTTTATTGCCGAAGACGTGCCGTTCAGCGCCGACGGCGCTACCGCCGCGCCACCAGCCCTCATTCCGGGCAACCGTGAGGACCGCGCAGAAGTCCGCAGGCTGATCGATTGGTACCACGGCAAGTTCGACCGCGAGGTTACCCGCGAGCTGCTAATCGAGAAGGTTTACAATTCGATGCGCCCGAGCGGCCCGATTGCACCCGATCCAGGCGTGCTGAGGGCCGTCCGCGCCAACCTCAAATATCACCTCTCCTACACCGGATACCTCGCCGACTCGCGCCGGTGGTTATCGGGCGACGAGCTGAGCTTTGCAGACTTCGCCGCCGCCGCCCATATTTCGACGTGCGATTACCTGGGCGAAATCTCGTGGCACGACTATCCGGCCGTTAAGAATTGGTACCAGCGCATGAAATCGCGGCCGTCGTTCCGCGCCCTGCTGGGCGACCGCGTCCCTGGGACCGCGCCGCCCCTTGCCTATTCGGATCTCGATTTTTAA
- the queG gene encoding tRNA epoxyqueuosine(34) reductase QueG: MPDARNASSDHTEMLRAEAQKLGLDAVGIARLTSDAHLPGRLAHFLNEKRHGDMDWMETHADRRGDPLRLWPEAKSAVVFGQSYAPPTNPLEALDHRSNAAISIYAKGRDYHDVLKKRIKSLARTFSERSGADVKVFVDTAPLMEKPLAAKAGLGWQGKHTILVSREHGDWLFLGVMLTTAELEPDAETTDHCGSCSRCLDICPTNAFPAPYQLDARRCIAYLTIEHKGHIAPEFRTAIGNRVFGCDDCAAVCPWNKFAGAATEIKYAARPETDNPPLAELLALDDAAFRLRFAGTPIKRTGRDRIVRNTLIASGNSGDRSLLRHIEPLLADESPLVRAMAIWAARRLADTNELHALQRRYRDSEHDPEVAAEWIIPMEEQAA; encoded by the coding sequence ATGCCTGACGCTAGAAACGCGAGTTCCGATCACACTGAAATGCTCCGCGCCGAAGCGCAGAAGCTCGGCCTCGATGCAGTCGGCATTGCGCGGCTCACATCCGACGCTCATCTGCCCGGCAGGCTCGCCCACTTCCTGAACGAAAAACGCCACGGCGACATGGACTGGATGGAAACCCACGCCGATCGGCGCGGCGATCCGCTCCGGCTCTGGCCTGAAGCGAAAAGCGCAGTCGTCTTCGGTCAATCTTATGCCCCTCCAACCAATCCGCTCGAAGCGCTCGATCACCGTTCGAACGCCGCCATCTCCATTTACGCCAAAGGCCGCGACTACCACGACGTCCTAAAGAAGCGCATCAAATCTCTGGCACGCACGTTTTCCGAACGATCCGGCGCGGACGTCAAAGTCTTTGTCGATACCGCTCCGTTGATGGAAAAACCTCTGGCCGCGAAAGCCGGTCTCGGCTGGCAAGGCAAACACACCATCCTCGTATCACGCGAGCATGGCGACTGGCTCTTTCTCGGTGTCATGCTGACGACGGCTGAGTTGGAACCCGATGCCGAGACGACGGACCATTGCGGCTCATGCAGCCGATGCCTCGACATCTGCCCGACGAACGCTTTCCCAGCGCCCTATCAGCTCGATGCCCGCCGCTGCATTGCCTACCTCACCATCGAACACAAAGGCCATATCGCCCCCGAGTTTCGCACCGCTATCGGCAATCGTGTTTTCGGATGCGACGACTGCGCCGCGGTTTGCCCGTGGAACAAATTTGCCGGCGCTGCGACCGAAATTAAATACGCAGCACGGCCGGAAACCGACAATCCGCCGCTCGCCGAACTCCTCGCGCTTGACGACGCGGCCTTTCGCCTGCGCTTCGCCGGCACGCCGATCAAACGCACCGGACGCGATCGCATCGTGCGCAACACGCTCATTGCATCTGGAAACTCCGGCGACCGCTCTTTGCTCCGTCATATCGAACCGCTGCTTGCCGACGAGTCGCCTCTCGTTCGCGCCATGGCGATCTGGGCAGCGCGGCGTCTCGCCGATACTAATGAACTGCACGCCCTGCAGCGCCGTTATCGAGATAGCGAACACGATCCTGAAGTCGCTGCCGAATGGATCATTCCAATGGAGGAACAAGCGGCATGA
- a CDS encoding undecaprenyl-diphosphate phosphatase, translating to METWQVILLGLIEGLTEYLPVSSTAHLLLTERLLGVTSTGRTFEVLIQLGAILALLTVYSAKLWRLAVDFPSDPRTRRFVFAILLAFLPAVFIGVAAHNIIKDVLFESPLIICVSLVIGGIILLVVDRMRYQPQYVDVMDIPPLKALIIGFVQCLAMIPGVSRSGSTIVGGMLLGADKRTAAEFSFFLAMPTMTGAFAYDLYKNWSILTPDDVSHIVLGFIAAFITGAIVVRYMLDFISRRGLSFFGWWRILVGGLGLGALMVLH from the coding sequence ATGGAAACGTGGCAAGTCATATTGCTCGGCTTGATCGAGGGGTTGACGGAGTATCTGCCGGTTTCTTCGACGGCGCATCTCTTGCTAACGGAGCGTCTTCTTGGTGTGACGTCCACAGGACGCACGTTCGAAGTTTTGATTCAACTTGGCGCAATCCTGGCGCTGCTGACGGTCTACTCCGCAAAGCTCTGGCGCTTGGCTGTGGATTTTCCGAGCGATCCGCGGACGCGGCGCTTTGTATTCGCGATTTTGCTCGCGTTTCTGCCGGCTGTTTTCATCGGTGTCGCAGCACACAACATTATCAAGGATGTTCTCTTTGAATCGCCGTTGATCATCTGCGTTTCGCTCGTCATCGGCGGCATCATTTTGCTCGTCGTCGACAGGATGCGTTATCAGCCGCAATATGTCGATGTGATGGATATCCCGCCGCTTAAAGCGCTGATCATCGGGTTCGTGCAGTGTCTGGCGATGATCCCCGGTGTCTCGCGCTCAGGATCGACGATCGTCGGCGGCATGCTGCTCGGAGCTGATAAGCGGACGGCGGCCGAGTTTTCCTTTTTCCTCGCGATGCCGACGATGACGGGCGCGTTTGCCTATGATCTCTACAAGAATTGGTCGATTTTGACGCCGGACGATGTCAGCCACATCGTGCTCGGCTTCATCGCGGCGTTCATCACTGGCGCGATCGTCGTGCGCTATATGCTCGACTTCATTTCGCGACGCGGCCTGTCGTTCTTCGGCTGGTGGCGCATTCTCGTAGGTGGTCTGGGACTCGGTGCGCTGATGGTGCTGCACTAG
- the rpoN gene encoding RNA polymerase factor sigma-54, producing MALSAKLELRQGQQLVMTPQLQQAIRLLQLSNLELTEFVDGELERNPLLERDETGGSKPVEEPLNERQDDRASSTDESWLDLREPVRDHTGGLDVDFGNVFQEPGTGEPGSAAGAASGLSWANVSQRMHNGGDGESDLEEFVANQVSLREHLAAQLPLTVSDPGERLIGQYLVDLVDEAGYIPANLDAISERLGAPLEFIESVLAKLQSFDPPGIFARSLAECLALQLKDQNRYDPLMAGLLAHLDLLASRNIPALKKALGIDMDELADMIREIKRLNPKPGLKFGSVQVQPIVPDVIVRAASDGGWHVELNSDTLPRVLVNRTYYARVARTATSEKDKTYLFDCLQTANWLVKSLDQRARTILKVAEQIVRQQDAFFMYGVQHLRPLNLKVIADAISMHESTVSRVTSNKYISTPRGIFELKYFFTSAIASAADGEAHSSEAVRHRIKQLIDAESAEDVLSDDQLVDRLKGEGIDIARRTVAKYREAMRIPSSVQRRRDKRLVERLGGMA from the coding sequence GTGGCACTTTCAGCAAAATTGGAGCTGAGACAAGGCCAGCAGCTGGTCATGACGCCACAGCTGCAGCAGGCCATACGCCTGCTCCAGCTCTCGAACCTCGAATTGACAGAGTTTGTCGATGGCGAGCTTGAGCGCAATCCTCTACTCGAACGCGACGAAACCGGCGGCTCCAAGCCCGTCGAAGAACCTTTGAACGAACGCCAGGACGACCGTGCCAGCAGCACAGACGAAAGCTGGCTCGACCTGCGAGAGCCGGTCCGCGATCACACCGGCGGCCTCGACGTCGATTTTGGAAACGTTTTCCAGGAACCGGGAACGGGCGAGCCGGGCTCCGCAGCGGGCGCAGCATCCGGGCTGAGCTGGGCCAACGTCTCGCAGCGAATGCACAATGGCGGCGACGGCGAAAGTGACCTGGAGGAATTTGTCGCGAACCAGGTTTCGCTGCGGGAACATCTGGCCGCGCAACTGCCGCTGACAGTGTCCGATCCCGGTGAACGGCTGATCGGCCAGTACCTCGTCGATCTGGTCGATGAAGCGGGTTACATCCCGGCCAATCTGGACGCGATCTCGGAGCGGCTCGGTGCCCCGCTGGAATTCATCGAAAGCGTCCTCGCCAAGCTACAATCATTTGATCCACCGGGAATTTTCGCCCGTTCATTGGCGGAATGCCTGGCGCTCCAGCTCAAGGACCAAAATCGCTACGATCCGCTGATGGCGGGCCTGCTGGCCCACCTCGACCTACTTGCCAGCCGCAACATACCGGCGCTGAAAAAGGCGCTCGGCATCGACATGGACGAGCTGGCCGACATGATCCGCGAGATCAAGCGGCTCAATCCCAAGCCCGGTCTGAAATTCGGCTCGGTGCAGGTCCAGCCCATCGTCCCGGACGTCATCGTCCGAGCGGCATCGGACGGCGGCTGGCACGTCGAGCTGAATAGTGACACTCTGCCGCGGGTTCTGGTCAATCGCACCTATTACGCGCGGGTCGCTCGTACGGCGACCTCCGAAAAGGACAAGACCTACCTGTTCGACTGCCTGCAAACGGCCAACTGGCTGGTGAAGAGCCTCGATCAGCGAGCCCGGACCATTCTGAAGGTCGCCGAACAGATCGTCCGCCAGCAGGACGCCTTTTTCATGTACGGCGTGCAGCACCTGCGCCCACTCAATCTCAAGGTGATCGCCGACGCCATTTCGATGCACGAGTCGACGGTCTCCCGGGTAACGTCAAACAAGTATATTTCGACGCCGAGGGGCATTTTCGAGCTTAAGTATTTCTTTACCTCGGCGATCGCGTCCGCCGCAGACGGCGAAGCCCATTCGTCCGAAGCGGTCCGCCACCGCATCAAGCAGCTTATCGATGCCGAAAGCGCAGAAGACGTCCTATCCGACGATCAGCTCGTAGACCGCCTGAAAGGCGAGGGCATCGACATCGCTCGCCGCACGGTCGCCAAATACCGGGAAGCCATGCGCATTCCCTCATCCGTTCAACGCCGTCGCGATAAGAGATTGGTGGAACGTTTGGGTGGCATGGCTTGA
- a CDS encoding carboxylesterase, which yields MDSSYKIPGSEPQMLPVGSGTEAREIAFIHHAKGEPGVLWLSGFMSDMGSTKATAVAAWADERGLSSTRFDYSAHGRSSGTMEDGTIGHWLDEADAIFSTITSGPQVIIGSSMGGYIALLLLRRLLRDRPQEAARIKAMLLIAPAWDMTEELMWKRFPEETRRDIMDKGSFRQPSAYASPYLITRKLIEDGRKHLLARESFDPGRPIVILQGLQDPDVPAPHTKELKTFLTGDKVKLVEIADGEHRLSRPQDLDLLFSELDKLV from the coding sequence ATGGACAGTTCCTATAAAATTCCGGGCTCTGAACCGCAAATGCTTCCTGTCGGTAGCGGTACGGAGGCGCGGGAAATCGCGTTTATCCACCACGCCAAAGGCGAACCGGGAGTACTCTGGCTCTCCGGTTTTATGTCGGATATGGGCTCTACGAAGGCGACGGCCGTCGCCGCATGGGCAGATGAGCGCGGACTGTCATCGACACGTTTCGATTATTCGGCGCATGGGCGCTCGTCCGGCACCATGGAAGACGGCACCATCGGGCACTGGCTCGACGAGGCCGACGCAATTTTCTCGACCATAACAAGCGGACCGCAGGTTATCATCGGTTCGAGCATGGGTGGATATATTGCGCTTCTGCTTTTGCGGAGGCTCTTGCGCGACCGGCCTCAAGAGGCTGCGCGCATCAAAGCGATGCTGCTGATCGCGCCGGCCTGGGACATGACAGAAGAACTGATGTGGAAGCGCTTTCCGGAAGAGACGCGCCGCGACATTATGGACAAAGGCTCTTTCCGGCAGCCGTCCGCCTATGCGTCGCCTTATCTCATTACACGCAAACTGATCGAGGATGGACGCAAACACCTTCTTGCGCGCGAATCTTTCGATCCCGGCCGCCCGATCGTCATCTTGCAAGGACTTCAAGACCCCGATGTGCCCGCTCCCCATACGAAGGAACTTAAGACGTTTTTGACGGGCGACAAGGTCAAGCTGGTCGAGATCGCGGACGGCGAGCATCGACTGTCGCGGCCGCAGGATCTCGATCTGCTGTTTTCGGAACTCGATAAACTGGTCTAG
- the lptC gene encoding LPS export ABC transporter periplasmic protein LptC: MASMAAAETSSVAHGRSRASGSRIVIAGDRTQSRTAAHRHSRRVRFLKIGLPLTAIATVGLAALNILENMGVGPTLPPIEVPKIIADNLKMHNPHYQGFNSDGGHYWVKAETAQQDLKTMTAVHLDHITGELTDAKKQKTYLTAARGIFDNKSNILELFDAINVTGDGGLNAKLTRATIQTKENIITSNEPSTIVMGAGQITSNQLKIRQKTKEYTFLDNVRTHMQPKKTAASADNQQDQNALPFGKPGQPVDVASNRLDIDDIKKTATYTGGVVANQAGATMTAPEMVVSYQGSVAPAGKGDDKTKAQTANASDPSGTQVKLIVAKDSVVLKQPNGQTATSDQATFDTLAHTAVLEGNVVLTQGDDRRAVGDRVDYDETAQTMTLTGPVVVTQGANMLKGRRLIYNRGTQKMQLSSPANLMGSSSPGRITAHFVKDPAKASAAKSDNDNENSDGIAFGAAFKADPNSPYDVVADRLDVDDNAKKAIFIGNVSAVQGTMTMRSQELTAFYTGSAGMGDSNDGKASSTAASLTHLTARKKVVVTAKDGQTATGDWAEVDVKKNLTTMGGAVVLTQGKNIVHGTKLVIDMTTGEATIKTEPTATSSGAMVSSSDGQGGGPVFKADRPSAVFYPGQLRKSKIQADGWQVRTSP, from the coding sequence ATGGCCAGCATGGCTGCCGCTGAAACTTCAAGCGTCGCGCACGGACGGTCACGCGCATCGGGCAGCCGAATCGTCATCGCCGGCGATCGCACCCAAAGCCGCACGGCTGCACACCGCCATTCCCGCCGTGTGCGATTTCTGAAAATCGGACTACCGCTCACCGCCATCGCAACGGTCGGGCTCGCGGCATTGAACATCCTTGAAAACATGGGGGTCGGACCGACGCTGCCACCCATCGAGGTTCCGAAAATCATTGCCGACAACCTGAAGATGCACAACCCGCATTATCAGGGCTTCAATTCGGACGGCGGCCACTATTGGGTGAAAGCCGAAACGGCGCAGCAGGATCTCAAAACGATGACGGCCGTTCATCTCGACCATATAACGGGCGAGCTGACCGACGCCAAAAAACAGAAGACCTACCTCACCGCTGCACGCGGCATCTTCGACAACAAGTCGAACATCCTCGAACTGTTCGACGCGATCAACGTGACCGGCGACGGCGGCCTCAATGCCAAACTCACGCGCGCGACGATTCAGACCAAAGAAAACATCATCACGTCGAACGAACCCTCGACGATCGTCATGGGCGCCGGTCAAATCACGTCCAATCAGCTGAAGATCCGCCAGAAGACGAAGGAATATACCTTCCTCGACAACGTGCGGACCCACATGCAGCCCAAGAAGACGGCCGCCTCCGCTGACAATCAGCAGGACCAGAATGCGCTGCCGTTCGGCAAGCCCGGACAACCCGTCGATGTCGCATCGAACCGCCTCGATATCGACGACATCAAGAAAACCGCGACCTACACCGGCGGCGTCGTCGCGAACCAGGCCGGCGCAACAATGACAGCGCCCGAAATGGTCGTCAGCTATCAAGGCTCGGTCGCGCCGGCCGGCAAAGGCGACGACAAGACCAAGGCGCAGACGGCGAACGCATCGGACCCGTCTGGAACCCAGGTCAAGCTGATCGTCGCGAAAGATTCGGTCGTTCTGAAGCAGCCGAACGGCCAGACCGCAACCAGCGACCAGGCAACATTTGACACGCTGGCCCATACCGCCGTTCTCGAAGGCAACGTTGTCCTCACCCAAGGCGACGACCGGCGTGCCGTCGGCGACCGCGTCGATTACGATGAGACCGCCCAGACGATGACGCTGACCGGCCCCGTTGTGGTGACCCAGGGCGCGAACATGCTCAAAGGCCGGCGCCTCATCTACAATCGCGGCACGCAAAAGATGCAGCTTTCGTCTCCCGCGAACCTCATGGGAAGTTCTTCGCCGGGACGGATCACGGCGCATTTCGTCAAAGACCCTGCGAAGGCGTCGGCGGCGAAATCTGATAACGACAATGAAAACAGCGACGGCATCGCGTTTGGTGCCGCCTTCAAGGCCGACCCGAACTCACCTTATGATGTCGTGGCCGACCGTCTCGACGTCGACGACAACGCCAAGAAGGCAATTTTCATAGGGAATGTCTCAGCCGTTCAAGGCACCATGACGATGCGCTCGCAGGAGCTTACGGCATTTTATACCGGCAGCGCCGGAATGGGCGACAGCAACGACGGCAAGGCATCCAGCACAGCCGCCTCTCTCACCCACCTGACCGCGCGCAAGAAGGTCGTCGTCACCGCCAAGGATGGCCAGACGGCGACCGGCGACTGGGCCGAAGTGGATGTGAAGAAAAATTTGACGACGATGGGCGGTGCTGTCGTGCTAACGCAAGGCAAGAACATTGTTCACGGGACCAAGCTCGTGATCGACATGACAACCGGCGAAGCCACGATCAAAACTGAGCCGACGGCGACAAGCAGCGGAGCGATGGTCAGCAGCAGCGATGGCCAAGGCGGTGGTCCGGTGTTCAAGGCCGACCGGCCGAGTGCGGTCTTTTATCCCGGCCAGCTCCGAAAATCGAAAATTCAAGCTGACGGTTGGCAGGTCCGTACGTCGCCTTGA
- a CDS encoding ribonuclease D, producing MTKSNIKIHHGDLPAGLSFPNGVAIDTETLGLNPHRDRLCLVQLSSGDGAAHLVKFDGRNYDAPRLKALLTDPAIVKIFHFARFDIAVMKQYLGVETAPLYCTKIASKLARTYTDRHGLKDLVGELLGIEISKQQQSSDWGAPELSESQMAYAANDVLHLHALKSKLDTMLAREGRAEFAQSAFGFLPTRARLDLAGFEDDDIFAH from the coding sequence ATGACCAAATCCAACATCAAAATTCATCACGGCGATCTTCCTGCCGGATTGTCGTTTCCCAACGGCGTCGCCATCGACACCGAAACGCTCGGACTTAATCCGCATCGCGACAGGCTGTGCCTCGTGCAGCTATCAAGCGGCGACGGGGCGGCGCATCTCGTCAAGTTCGACGGCAGAAACTACGATGCGCCGCGTTTGAAGGCGCTGCTGACGGATCCGGCGATCGTGAAAATCTTTCATTTCGCCCGCTTCGACATCGCGGTGATGAAGCAATATCTGGGCGTCGAAACGGCCCCGCTCTACTGCACTAAGATCGCCTCCAAACTGGCGCGCACTTACACCGACCGCCACGGTCTGAAAGACCTTGTCGGCGAGCTGCTCGGAATTGAAATCTCCAAACAGCAGCAAAGCAGCGACTGGGGCGCCCCCGAACTGTCGGAAAGCCAGATGGCCTACGCCGCCAATGACGTGCTGCACCTTCATGCGCTCAAGTCGAAGCTCGACACGATGCTCGCACGCGAAGGCCGCGCCGAGTTTGCGCAATCAGCCTTCGGCTTCCTGCCGACACGCGCCCGGCTCGATCTTGCCGGCTTCGAGGACGACGACATATTCGCTCACTAA
- a CDS encoding SDR family oxidoreductase, translating into MSRLFCFGLGYCAAELSRRLLAQGWSIAGTTSHPDKLRGLKAQGFTPFLFDGTSAPADIAEALKSTTHVLLSIPPDAESDPALRYFGDAIAASSSITWIGYFSTVGVYGDAHGNWVDETTEPNPGTTRGQRRLQAETGWINLARKSGKSLVIYRLPGIYGPGRSAIDQLKAGTARRIFKPGQFTNRIHVADIATAVEASMNLAPGTHIFNVTDDMPAPPQDVIEYGAELLGVPCPPATDPTDEALSAAARSFYIENKKVSNARMKTELGVRLAYPTYIEGLKAIAGLAP; encoded by the coding sequence ATGAGCCGTCTTTTCTGTTTCGGACTTGGATACTGTGCCGCCGAGCTTTCCCGCCGCCTGTTGGCGCAAGGCTGGTCGATCGCAGGAACGACGTCGCACCCTGACAAGCTCCGAGGGCTGAAAGCGCAAGGCTTCACGCCCTTTCTTTTCGACGGAACATCGGCGCCTGCCGATATCGCCGAAGCGCTCAAGTCGACGACACATGTACTGCTCTCTATTCCGCCCGACGCCGAAAGCGATCCGGCTCTGCGCTATTTCGGCGACGCCATCGCAGCCAGCTCCTCCATCACGTGGATCGGCTATTTTTCGACTGTCGGCGTCTACGGCGATGCCCACGGCAACTGGGTCGATGAAACGACCGAGCCCAACCCCGGAACAACGCGCGGCCAACGCCGCCTGCAGGCCGAAACCGGTTGGATCAACCTCGCCAGGAAAAGCGGCAAGTCGCTCGTCATCTATCGCTTGCCCGGCATCTACGGACCAGGCCGCAGCGCCATCGACCAATTGAAGGCTGGAACTGCACGGCGCATCTTCAAGCCGGGACAATTCACCAACCGCATCCACGTCGCCGATATCGCGACCGCTGTCGAAGCCAGCATGAATCTCGCGCCGGGAACGCATATCTTCAACGTCACCGATGATATGCCCGCGCCGCCGCAAGACGTGATCGAATACGGCGCCGAGTTGCTCGGCGTACCCTGCCCGCCGGCCACCGATCCGACGGACGAAGCGCTGTCGGCCGCCGCACGCAGCTTCTACATCGAGAACAAGAAGGTCTCGAACGCACGCATGAAGACCGAGCTTGGCGTCAGACTAGCCTATCCGACCTATATCGAAGGACTGAAGGCCATCGCCGGTCTTGCGCCGTGA
- the hpf gene encoding ribosome hibernation-promoting factor, HPF/YfiA family has protein sequence MTIQITGKNVEVGDAFKSYAADKIRAVLQKYLAREVDGHIRLEREREVFKTTCSVRLTNGLLLEAHGEGADAYSSADSAAHRLETRVRRYKGRIKNHSSATARRKVDIEARDYVVSLNDHDEPEQDEANPLIIAEGQRNISHMTVSEAVLQLDLSEASFMIFKNAAHGGLNVVYRRNDGHIGWIDADLPMGAKPNGASAPKHVE, from the coding sequence ATGACCATCCAAATCACCGGTAAGAACGTTGAAGTTGGCGACGCCTTCAAAAGCTATGCGGCCGACAAAATCCGCGCCGTGCTGCAGAAATACCTTGCGCGCGAAGTCGATGGACACATCCGGCTGGAACGCGAGCGCGAGGTCTTCAAGACCACTTGCTCCGTGCGCCTGACGAACGGCCTCCTGCTCGAAGCCCATGGTGAAGGCGCCGATGCCTATAGCAGCGCCGATTCCGCTGCCCACCGGCTCGAAACGCGCGTGCGCCGCTACAAGGGCCGCATCAAAAACCATTCATCCGCTACTGCCCGGCGCAAAGTCGATATCGAGGCCCGCGACTACGTCGTGAGCCTGAACGATCACGACGAGCCCGAGCAGGACGAGGCGAATCCGCTTATTATCGCCGAAGGACAGCGCAATATTAGCCATATGACGGTCAGCGAAGCCGTCCTGCAGCTCGATTTGTCGGAAGCGTCGTTCATGATTTTCAAGAACGCCGCCCACGGAGGGCTCAATGTCGTCTACCGGCGCAATGATGGGCACATCGGGTGGATCGACGCCGATCTTCCCATGGGGGCAAAACCGAACGGCGCATCGGCGCCGAAGCACGTGGAATAA
- the lptB gene encoding LPS export ABC transporter ATP-binding protein, protein MKKNREAPNGSAAYSNGVAHAAPAAEDPHAIGADGWLTAYDVKKSYRKRMVVKGVNLAVGRGESVGLLGPNGAGKTTVFYMITGLVAADEGRITLDGEDVTSLPMYQRARLGVGYLPQEASIFRGLTVEQNIMSVLELIEPDRKARKEQLDSLLEEFSITRLRKSAAMALSGGERRRCEIARALASRPSFMLLDEPFAGIDPIAVGDIQQLVRHLTERGIGVLITDHNVRETLSLIDRAYIIYDGQVLTQGKPSEIISNEDVRRVYLGDMFVNTG, encoded by the coding sequence CTGAAAAAGAACCGTGAGGCGCCGAATGGATCGGCCGCTTACAGCAACGGCGTGGCCCACGCCGCGCCGGCTGCGGAAGATCCCCACGCCATCGGTGCCGACGGCTGGCTGACGGCCTACGACGTTAAGAAATCCTATCGCAAGCGGATGGTCGTCAAAGGCGTCAACCTCGCGGTCGGACGCGGCGAATCCGTCGGCCTGCTAGGTCCCAACGGCGCCGGCAAAACGACAGTTTTCTATATGATTACGGGTCTCGTCGCCGCCGACGAGGGACGCATCACGCTCGACGGCGAAGACGTGACGAGTCTCCCGATGTATCAGCGCGCGCGCCTCGGTGTCGGCTACCTGCCGCAGGAAGCTTCGATCTTTCGAGGGCTGACCGTCGAGCAGAACATCATGTCCGTGCTCGAACTGATCGAGCCCGACCGCAAGGCGCGCAAAGAACAGCTCGACAGCTTGCTAGAAGAATTTTCAATCACACGGCTCAGAAAATCGGCAGCGATGGCGCTCTCGGGCGGCGAACGCCGGCGGTGTGAAATCGCCCGCGCACTCGCATCGCGCCCGTCATTCATGTTGCTGGACGAACCATTTGCCGGCATCGACCCAATCGCCGTCGGCGACATTCAGCAGCTGGTTCGCCACTTGACCGAACGCGGTATTGGTGTGTTGATCACAGACCATAACGTTCGTGAAACATTAAGTCTTATCGATCGCGCATATATCATCTACGACGGTCAGGTTCTGACGCAGGGCAAACCTTCGGAAATCATATCGAATGAAGATGTGCGGCGAGTTTATCTTGGCGATATGTTCGTTAATACCGGTTGA
- a CDS encoding PTS sugar transporter subunit IIA: MNIEDMLADDAIIPRLEADDKKQALQALAAKASAATGAGAPDIYAALLQRERLSSTSLGRGIAIPHVKLPTVGAITCIFARLEHPIPFESHDGEPVDLLFFLLAPEGAGADHLKALARISRLVRDPATLEGLRNAEDVDALRNVLMNPVTSHAA, from the coding sequence ATGAACATCGAAGATATGCTTGCCGACGACGCGATAATTCCGCGTCTGGAAGCTGATGACAAAAAGCAGGCCCTTCAGGCACTCGCCGCCAAGGCTTCGGCCGCAACGGGAGCCGGTGCGCCGGACATCTATGCCGCGCTGCTCCAGCGGGAACGGCTAAGCTCAACCAGCCTCGGCCGCGGCATTGCGATCCCTCACGTCAAGCTTCCGACGGTAGGGGCGATCACATGCATTTTCGCGCGGCTCGAACACCCTATCCCATTCGAGAGCCACGACGGTGAGCCCGTCGATCTGCTGTTTTTCCTGCTCGCCCCCGAGGGCGCGGGCGCTGACCACTTGAAGGCCCTTGCCCGCATTTCTCGCCTCGTGCGCGATCCGGCAACCCTTGAGGGCCTGCGTAACGCCGAGGACGTCGACGCGTTGCGCAACGTTCTGATGAACCCCGTCACCTCGCACGCCGCCTGA